The DNA window ACATACAGGCAGTCTTTTCACCGCCCTTGCATCCATCACACTTTGCTGGATCAACAAAGGTTGGCATAATTCCTCCGAATAAAGAGTTTAAAACAACTTAGCCACAGGCCCGAAACAAACAAAAATTGTACACAAGCTTTTCGCTTGTGAATCTTTTATCAAAGCCCTTTTGCCGTGTCAAGCCGCATATTGACAATCATAGGCCATGCCGGACTTCAAGTCGCAAGGCCAAATCAACAGAGCGGACAAAAGTCCGCCCTGTTGGTTGAAATCAAAACTACATGGCTGCGCCGGAAGCGGCACCCTGCATCTTCACTTCGACCTTCTCGGTCAAAGTGGAGTAGTACTCGCGCAGGATGACGAGGACTTCGTCACGACCGAAGTGATCAACAACCTCGGCGCCTTCGGACAGAGCCTTGCGCAGCTTGGTGCCGGACAGAACGACGCGGTCATCCTTGCTGTGCGGGCAGGTGCGCAGGGAAGCCATACCGTCGCACTTGTAGCAGTAGAAGGTCCAGTCGATCTTCATGGGCTGGGTGATCAGATCCTTGCCAACGCCCAGGTTCTTGGGAACGCGGTCAAAGATTTCCTGGGCTTCGAACAGGCCGTAGAAGTCACCAACGCCTGCATGGTCGCGGCCGATCAGCATGTCGGAAACGCCGTAGTTCTGGCGGAAGGTGGCGTGCAGCAGGCCTTCACGGGGTCCGGCATAACGCATGTCGAGAGGGTAGCCGCCCTGAACGACGTTGGCCTTGACAAAGTACTTGTCAATGAGGGTGTCGATGCACTTGATGCGAACTTCGGCCGGGATGTCGCCGGGCTTCAAGTTGCCGACCAGGGAGTGAATGAAAACGCCGTCACATACTTCGACAGCGATCTTGGCCAGATATTCGTGAGAGCGGTGCATGGGGTTACGCAGCTGCAGGGCGGCAACCTTGCTCCAGCCCTTTTCTTCGAAGGTGGCGCGGGCTTCGGCAGGGGACATGTAGCAACCGGGGAATCTGTCGCGATAGTCGCCTTCGGAGAGAACTTTGACAGGGCCGGCAACGTTGTATTTCTTCTGGGCCAAAACCATCTGCACGCCGGGGTGATCCTTGGGTGCGATGTCCCAGAACTTGTCATCGGCGGACTCTTCGCCCTGACCCTTGTAGACCTTCTCGCATTCCCACTTCTTGTCGGCGTCAGTCATTTCGTAAACTTCGGTGACCTTCATGGTGGCCATGAAGACGCCCTTCTTGGGGTCGAACAGAGCGATCTCTTCGCCAACCTTCACTTCTTCATCCACATCCAGGGTCACGGGCACGGGCCAGAAGGTGCCGTCAGCCAAGGTGAAATTTTCACACACGGACTTCCAGTCAGCCTTGGTCATGAAGCCGCTCAGCGGGCTGAAGCCGCCGATGCCCATCATGATCAGGTCGCCTTTGGCGCGGGGGCTGATGTCGATCTTCTTCAGTCCTTCGGCCTTTTTCTGCTCGGCAGCCAATTCGGCACCCTGAAGCAGACAGCAAACCAAACCTTTTCCACCATGCGGGGGTACGAGAGCCATAACGTGGATCCTCCTAAATATAGTTTGTTTTTATTTTCACAAATAAAAAAACGGAGACCCCTTTTTGCTTCCCAACGAGCTTCTTGTCAACCGTTTTGTGATTTTTTTATCAACCGCGCAATTATCCGTCAAACGTTGCCTGACAGGATCCGCGCAATCGAGCGGATCCAGCTGCCTATTTCCAGCACTTCTTTCAATTTATTATATTATTTCAGCATATTGTAATTATATTGAACAATAACCGCTTGCAATCCGTAAAGTCTTATTGTTAAAGAACACTTTTGATAGCATCTTTCATCATGCGTCCATGCACCCATGGACAACAACCTCCCTAGCCTGAAAGAATTCGCATGGCCGAAAAACATAATACTCTATCTCTGACGCAGGAACTGGCGCAACTCGACGAAAGACTCGTGTCCCTTCTCATGACCCGGACCAACCTTTTGTCCCGAGCGGCCTCAACCAGACGCTCCAAAAATCTCGGCATCACTGATCCCAACCAGGAAAAAGTGCTGTGGCAGGTTTGGCGCGACGCATCCAAGGCCGACAATCTGGAGCCCCAGATTCTCAAAAAAATCTTCCACCTCTCAAACAACCTCTCCTACGCCAGGGTCGAGCGTAATTCCTCCAATGAAAAGCCTCTGTGCCTCTTCCCCCGGCGCAAGCCTGTGGAAATAGATCTCGACGCTCCCCGAGACCAGATCCTGCGCAGCATGATGTTTTTTCTCGGAGCCACGAACTCCTCGCCGCTGACCATCGCTCCATTCCAGGGAAACGACATTTCCCTCGAATTGATCAATGCCCTGAACCTCTGCGGGTTCAAGCTCACGTTCCAGAACCGGCAATGCGAAGCCCAGCCCGTCGAATCCTGGTCCATGGACAACAAGATCATCTATGCCGGGCAGAGCAAATTCCATTTCTACCTCCTGCTGTGCCTTGCCCTCGGACAGGTGACCCGGGCCAAGTTTACCGGTTCCACGAAACTCAAGATTCATGACGTCAGGCCGGTGCAGGATCTCCTGCCGCAGCTTGGCGCCCGGCTTACGGTCGTGGAACCGCACAGCTACGGTTTGCCCGTCCGGATCGAAAGCAGCGGTCAACTCCCGGAGACTATCTCCATACCCAAGGGCGTCTCCAAAAAATTCGTACTGGCGCTTGTTGTCGCAGCCACGACCTACAAGTCCGGCCTTTCGATCCTGCTCCATGAATCCTTTTCAAGCAGCAAGCTGCTACGCAAAGGGATCGGTTTTCTGCAGGAGCATATTCCGGAGCTTCAGTTCGAGGGGCTGAGCATCATCGTCCCTCCCGCGCCCATCAGTCTTGACATCTCGGCGGTGGACATCCCCGTCGATCCTCTGATGAGCCTCCATCTGCTGGTCCTGCCGTTCTTTACCGACGGGCAGGTCGTACTGCATGGCAAATGGCCCCATTACGCGCCCCACCTCCAGGACATCATGGACATCCTGCACGAGTTCGGACTTCGGGTCAGCGTCCAGGGCGGTCAGATCACCTCGAGCATGGGCCACAGGCCCCAGAAACTATCCATAGACATAACCTCCTGCCAGGAATACCTGCCTTTGGTGCTGGCCATGTCCATGGGACTGCGCGGCCAGTGCGCCATCACCCTGGACACAACGCGAGAGGATGTCGACTACGCTCAGGACCTGCTTGAGAATCTTGGTGCCGGATATGCCATTGAGCCGGGACTGCTGCAGCTCGGACTGGCCAACGCCAAGAAAGTCAGCGAATCGCCTTGGCAAAGCCCGGGTCCCTACTGGACTCTGGCCGGATCGCTCATTTCCTTTACCCATCCGGGGGTCTGCATGACCAATGCGGACAACATCTCATCGGCCTGGCCCTGGTTCTGGAAAATTTTCATGAACCTTCCATGTCCTCAAAACTTCATAAATTCCGCACGGATCGAAGAACAGGTAGACGAAACTCACGATGACAAGCCAAAGCGTAAAAGAATCAGAATCACAACAGATTGAGACCATTGAAAAGGAAATCGGCAGGTTCAGAGCCGAGCAGGCCGAAGCCCAGGCTAAGGTCAAGGAATTGCTGCAACGCGAAGACCCCGCGAGCGGCATTACTTTTCACGAGGACATTTTCCGGCTGCAGCAGGACAAACTGCGCCTGGACACTGAAATTCAGATTCTGCAAGTCAAGCTCAGACGGCTTGCATCCACTTGGTAAGCCCAACGATTCAGGCTCCCAGCTTCGGCTGGGAGCCTTTTTTCAAAAATATTCAACGGCTAAATTGAAGGAGCGCGCATGAACCAAAACCTTACTCAGAAGATCATCGCGGCGCACCTCGTTGAAGGCGATATGCAGCCCGGAAACGAAGTGGCCATCAAGATAGACCAAACCCTGACCCAGGATGCCACCGGGACCATGGCGTACCTGCAGTGGGAGGCCATTGGCCTGCCACGGGTGAAGACGGAGCTTTCCGTCAGCTATGTCGATCACAACACCCTGCAGATGGGCTTTCGCAATCCCGACGACCACCGTTACCTGCGTAGCGTGGCTGCCAAGTACGGAATCGTCTTCTCCCCTCCCGGCACCGGCATCTGCCACCAACTGCATCTGGAAAATTTCGCGATTCCAGGCAAAACCCTCATCGGATCCGACTCCCACACGCCGACAGCCGGCGGCATCGGCAGCCTGTCCATGGGCGCCGGCGGCCTCTCGGTTGCGCTGGCCATGGCCGGAGAGCCTTACACCATCACCATGCCCAAGGTCTTCAAGATCCGGCTTGAAGGACAGCTGACCGGTCATGCCTCGGCCAAGGACGTCATCCTGCACCTGCTCGGCATCCTGACCGTTAAGGGCGGCGTGGGCGCGGTCATGGAATACCATGGCCCGGGCGTGGCCACCCTGAGCGTACCGGAACGCGCGACCATCACCAATATGGGCGCGGAACTGGGCGCAACGGCTTCCATCTTCCCAAGCGACGAGCAGACTCGCGCATTTCTTGCGCTCATGGGCAGGGAAAGCGACTTCACGCCCCTGGCCGCCGACGAAGGCGCGACGTATGATCGGGAAATCGTCATCGACCTCAGCACCCTCGTTCCCCTGGCCGCCCGGCCGCACATGCCCGACAGGGTCGTCCCCGTGGCCGAACTGGACGGAATGAATGTCGATCAGGTGGCCATCGGTTCCTGCACCAACTCCTCCTACTCGGACCTGCAGAGCGTGGCCCAGATCCTCAAGGGCGAACACATCGCCCCGAATACCGACCTGCTTCTGTCTCCGGGCTCCAAGCAGGTGCTCAAGATGCTCATGAGCGAAGGCCTGCTCGATCTCATCCTCGATGCCGGCGGACGACTCATGGAATGCTCCTGCGGCCCGTGCATAGGCATGGGCGGCTCACCTTCGAGCGGCGGCGTCAGCGCCCGGACCTTCAACCGTAACTTCGAGGGTCGCAGCGGAACCCAGGACGGACAGGTTTATCTCGTGAGCCCCATCACTGCCGCTTTTTGCGCCCTGAACGGCAAGTTCACCGATCCTGCGACCTGGACCAAGACTGTTTCCAAGCCTTCCCTGCCGGCCTTGGCACCGTCCATCCGCCACCTTTTCGCCTTCCCGCCCAAGGATGGGGGCGAGGTTGAAATCATGCGCGGACCCAACATCGTGCCCCTGTCGCCCTTCGACAGGTTGCCGAAGGTCCTGGATCTGCCCGTGCTGATCAAGGTCGCGGACAACATCACCACCGACCACATCATGCCCGCCGGTGCGGCCATCACCGCCCTGCGCTCCAACATTCCGGCCATCAGCAGGCATGTCTTCGAACGCGTGGACAAGGACTTCGTGGCCCGGGCTGAAGCCGCCGGCCAAGGGCTCATCCTTGGCGGCGAGAACTACGGACAGGGATCCAGCCGTGAGCATGCGGCGCTGGCACCCCGTCATCTGGGAGTCCGGGTGGTTCTGACAAAATCCTTTGCCCGCATTCACAAGGCAAACCTGATCAATTTCGGCATCCTCCCCCTGATGCTCGCCAACGAGGCCGACTACGACGCGCTGGCCCAGGGCGATGTGCTCCGTATAGGGCTCGACGCTCTCGCACCCGGAGCGGCTCTTTCGGCCTCGACTTCGGACGGCAGGCAGCTCACGCTGACCCACGATTTGACGGGTAATGAAATAGCCATTATCAAGGCTGGCGGTTTGCTAAATTACGTCAACGACAGGCAAAAATAAAAGTCTCTCGGGACAGTTCCCATTATTTTTAACTTCAGACTCTTTGTCGGAGATTCCATGCTTGATATCCTGCGCCAGGGCGCCCAAAGTTGGGGTATAAAAATCCTCTTCGGCATCATCATCGCCGTGTTTGTCTTGGCCTTTGGCATGAACCGCACGCAGAATGACAACACCACGGTCATCGCGACGGTCAATGATTCCCCCATTCATTTCCAGCCTTTTCAGGAGCGTTTGCAGCGCAGCCTCGAACTCGCCCGTAGCCAGAATCCCGGCCTGACGGCGGAAGTCCTGGCCCAGATGGGTTTCAAACGGCAGATCCTCGAACAAATGATCATCGAGGAGCTGATGCTGCAGCAAGCGGCCAAGCTCGGCCTGACCGTTTCCAAGGAAGAGCTGGCCAAGGAAATTCATCTCATCCCCGCCTTCCAGAACGAAAGCAAAGTCTTTGACCCGGGCGCCTACCAGAACGTGCTGCGTGCCAACAACCTCACTCCCGGCAAATTCGAGTCCGAATACATGCGCGGAATGACCATGGACAAGCTGCGTTCCTACGTCGGCCTGCCCGGACGTCTCGGCGAGGACCAGGCCCGCGACTTCTACACATACGGGCGCAGCACGGCGGTGATTTCCTATCTGATGTACCCATGGGAGCGTTACCAGGACCAGGTCAACGCCACGGAAGAGCGCATCAGCGAATACTACGAAGCGCGCAAGGCCAACTATGCCGTGCCCGCCAGAGCCAAAATCGACTACCTGCTGCTCAATCCCGCGACCTTGGCCGACCTTTCGCTCGTCTCCCCCGAGGAGACCGAAAAGTACTACGCCGAACACAAGGAGCAGTTCAAGGTAGAAGAGCAGGTCAAGGCCCGCCACCTTCTCGTGCGTGTTGACGAAGGCGCCGATGAAGCGGGTGTGGAAAAGGCCATGCAGACCATCAAGGCCGCCCAGAAAGACCTGGCTGCAGGCAAATCCTTTGCCGAGGTCGCCGCAAAATACACCGAGGATCCCTCCGGCACACAGACCGGCGGAGAGCTTGGCTGGTTCGGACGCGGCAGGATGGTCAAGCCCTTCGAGGACGCAGCCTTCGCCCTTGAAAAAGGCGCGGTCAGTGAACCGGTCCGCACCCAGTTCGGTTTCCACCTGATTTACGTTGAAGACGTCAAAAGC is part of the Deltaproteobacteria bacterium HGW-Deltaproteobacteria-18 genome and encodes:
- a CDS encoding aconitate hydratase, translating into MNQNLTQKIIAAHLVEGDMQPGNEVAIKIDQTLTQDATGTMAYLQWEAIGLPRVKTELSVSYVDHNTLQMGFRNPDDHRYLRSVAAKYGIVFSPPGTGICHQLHLENFAIPGKTLIGSDSHTPTAGGIGSLSMGAGGLSVALAMAGEPYTITMPKVFKIRLEGQLTGHASAKDVILHLLGILTVKGGVGAVMEYHGPGVATLSVPERATITNMGAELGATASIFPSDEQTRAFLALMGRESDFTPLAADEGATYDREIVIDLSTLVPLAARPHMPDRVVPVAELDGMNVDQVAIGSCTNSSYSDLQSVAQILKGEHIAPNTDLLLSPGSKQVLKMLMSEGLLDLILDAGGRLMECSCGPCIGMGGSPSSGGVSARTFNRNFEGRSGTQDGQVYLVSPITAAFCALNGKFTDPATWTKTVSKPSLPALAPSIRHLFAFPPKDGGEVEIMRGPNIVPLSPFDRLPKVLDLPVLIKVADNITTDHIMPAGAAITALRSNIPAISRHVFERVDKDFVARAEAAGQGLILGGENYGQGSSREHAALAPRHLGVRVVLTKSFARIHKANLINFGILPLMLANEADYDALAQGDVLRIGLDALAPGAALSASTSDGRQLTLTHDLTGNEIAIIKAGGLLNYVNDRQK
- the sat gene encoding sulfate adenylyltransferase; this encodes MALVPPHGGKGLVCCLLQGAELAAEQKKAEGLKKIDISPRAKGDLIMMGIGGFSPLSGFMTKADWKSVCENFTLADGTFWPVPVTLDVDEEVKVGEEIALFDPKKGVFMATMKVTEVYEMTDADKKWECEKVYKGQGEESADDKFWDIAPKDHPGVQMVLAQKKYNVAGPVKVLSEGDYRDRFPGCYMSPAEARATFEEKGWSKVAALQLRNPMHRSHEYLAKIAVEVCDGVFIHSLVGNLKPGDIPAEVRIKCIDTLIDKYFVKANVVQGGYPLDMRYAGPREGLLHATFRQNYGVSDMLIGRDHAGVGDFYGLFEAQEIFDRVPKNLGVGKDLITQPMKIDWTFYCYKCDGMASLRTCPHSKDDRVVLSGTKLRKALSEGAEVVDHFGRDEVLVILREYYSTLTEKVEVKMQGAASGAAM